The Thermococcus sp. MV5 genome includes a window with the following:
- a CDS encoding arginine--tRNA ligase, giving the protein MSYDDVKENIKELLEDVISEMLKKEEKSWEGEILFDETPSMEFGDFATTVAFQLAKVFRKAPQMIAQEIVSNLEGKLPEYIAKIEVAGAGYINFFLEYEKFGTLTVEEILQKGEHFGESDLGEGKKVIVEHTSVNPTKPLHMGHARNAVLGDTIARIMRALGYNVEVQNYIDDLGVQFAQVLWGYLNMRDEFEKIMEELKKKGLSKDDIIDHALGLLYVEVHKKMEEDPEVERKIRALMKELEEGKSEVAEKGRKLAEDVLKAQMKTTYRLNISYDLLSWESDIVRSGIFEEAYEKIEANPHFEWAKEGKYKGAFIMKLGDLFPDLENPDTVLIRSDGTATYTGKDIAYHLWKFGKVNADMLYKLWDKVEKHETWTTSKDGEKMPGRFANADIVVNVIGSEQRYEQKAVAYALKLLGYEEAYKNFHHLAYEHVISPEGKFSGRKGTWIGFTVDEVLDEAVKRAKELVEEKNPSLSEKEKEKIAEIVGVGAVRYNLVKYSPEKIITFRWEDVLNFEGESAPYIQYAHARCASILKKARETGMTINPTELLKKADFSRLDQKEKELIKAIAKFPEIVKTAGRDIKPNLIATYANELAMIFNRFYMAIPVLKAEEGTRETRLLLVIATKQVLKNALELMGIEAPEVM; this is encoded by the coding sequence ATGAGTTACGATGATGTTAAAGAGAATATAAAGGAATTACTGGAAGATGTCATCTCAGAAATGCTCAAAAAAGAAGAAAAATCATGGGAAGGCGAGATATTATTTGACGAAACGCCTAGCATGGAGTTTGGAGACTTTGCAACAACCGTTGCCTTTCAACTTGCAAAGGTATTTAGAAAAGCCCCCCAAATGATAGCTCAAGAAATAGTATCAAATCTAGAAGGGAAGCTTCCTGAATACATAGCAAAGATTGAGGTAGCTGGAGCTGGATACATAAACTTCTTTTTAGAGTATGAAAAATTTGGAACGCTCACAGTAGAAGAGATTCTACAAAAGGGAGAGCACTTTGGAGAGAGTGATCTTGGAGAAGGTAAAAAAGTCATTGTTGAGCACACCTCCGTTAATCCCACAAAACCCCTCCATATGGGGCACGCGAGAAACGCCGTATTGGGAGACACTATAGCCAGAATAATGAGGGCTCTTGGATACAATGTGGAGGTTCAAAACTACATTGACGATCTTGGTGTCCAGTTTGCCCAGGTCCTCTGGGGTTATCTCAATATGAGAGATGAATTTGAGAAAATAATGGAAGAGCTCAAGAAAAAAGGACTCTCAAAGGACGATATAATTGATCACGCCTTAGGCCTGCTTTACGTTGAGGTTCACAAGAAAATGGAAGAAGACCCCGAAGTGGAGAGGAAGATACGAGCTCTAATGAAGGAGCTTGAGGAAGGAAAGAGTGAAGTGGCAGAAAAGGGAAGAAAACTTGCTGAAGATGTTCTTAAAGCCCAAATGAAAACAACGTATAGACTCAACATCTCATATGACCTCCTTAGCTGGGAAAGCGACATTGTAAGAAGTGGAATATTCGAGGAGGCCTACGAGAAGATTGAAGCCAATCCACACTTTGAGTGGGCTAAAGAGGGCAAATACAAGGGAGCTTTTATCATGAAACTTGGCGATCTCTTCCCAGACTTAGAAAATCCTGACACTGTGCTTATTAGAAGTGATGGGACTGCAACATATACTGGAAAGGACATAGCATACCACCTCTGGAAATTTGGAAAGGTAAATGCAGATATGCTCTACAAGCTCTGGGACAAAGTCGAAAAGCACGAAACATGGACGACTTCTAAGGATGGGGAAAAAATGCCTGGAAGATTCGCAAATGCAGATATTGTTGTAAACGTCATTGGGTCAGAGCAAAGGTATGAGCAAAAGGCCGTTGCTTACGCGCTAAAACTTCTTGGGTATGAAGAGGCATACAAAAACTTCCACCACTTAGCTTATGAGCATGTGATAAGCCCAGAAGGGAAATTCAGTGGAAGAAAAGGGACATGGATAGGATTCACTGTTGATGAAGTATTGGATGAGGCCGTTAAGCGGGCTAAAGAGCTTGTAGAGGAGAAAAACCCCAGTTTAAGTGAAAAGGAGAAAGAGAAGATAGCCGAGATCGTTGGAGTAGGCGCTGTAAGGTACAATCTCGTGAAATATTCCCCAGAAAAGATAATCACTTTCAGGTGGGAGGACGTACTTAATTTCGAAGGCGAAAGTGCACCCTACATTCAATATGCACATGCTAGGTGCGCATCAATTCTGAAAAAGGCTAGGGAGACAGGTATGACCATTAACCCCACAGAACTCTTAAAGAAGGCAGACTTTTCGAGATTAGACCAAAAAGAAAAAGAACTGATAAAAGCCATAGCAAAATTCCCTGAGATCGTAAAAACGGCCGGAAGAGACATAAAGCCAAACTTAATAGCCACATATGCAAATGAGCTCGCCATGATATTCAACAGATTTTACATGGCTATTCCAGTTTTGAAGGCTGAAGAAGGTACAAGAGAAACGAGGCTTCTATTGGTAATAGCAACAAAACAAGTTCTCAAGAATGCCCTCGAACTAATGGGAATCGAAGCTCCCGAGGTTATGTGA
- a CDS encoding dihydrodipicolinate synthase family protein: MRGVVVPLVTPFNEDYSIDLSALEEHINYLQKVGVHGIFINATTGEFTSLNNEERKLLAEKGREIVTSAFYLVGTASTNTFEVIELTKHAQDIGADYVVIAPPYYCPLNDDALFKHYSLVAEKTEIPIILYNIPSCANPMSVSLIKRLALEYSNITGIKETIDSINHVRDVIFEVKTERKDFKVFTGLDQHLLNTLFLGGDGGIMACANFAPELHLEVYKAFEERKFEKAMEYSQKLAKVSKVYDLASSFGSAIKIAMNIRGFSIKPILRPPYIMDGEKARERIKQLLASLELIP, translated from the coding sequence ATGCGCGGAGTTGTAGTACCCCTTGTAACACCCTTTAATGAGGACTATTCAATTGACCTCTCTGCCCTTGAAGAGCATATAAATTACCTTCAAAAAGTTGGAGTGCATGGTATTTTCATAAACGCCACTACCGGAGAATTCACAAGCTTAAATAATGAAGAAAGGAAACTTTTGGCAGAAAAAGGCAGAGAAATTGTTACTTCAGCCTTTTACCTAGTAGGAACAGCCTCAACGAACACCTTTGAAGTTATAGAACTCACCAAACATGCTCAAGATATAGGAGCTGATTATGTGGTCATAGCCCCTCCTTATTACTGTCCGCTTAATGATGATGCTCTCTTTAAACACTACTCTCTAGTGGCAGAAAAAACAGAAATTCCAATAATCCTCTACAATATCCCCAGTTGTGCCAATCCAATGAGTGTTTCTCTAATAAAACGCCTTGCTCTCGAGTACTCAAACATAACTGGGATAAAGGAAACCATAGATAGCATCAACCACGTTAGGGATGTAATATTTGAAGTAAAAACCGAAAGGAAAGACTTTAAAGTGTTCACAGGTCTAGATCAGCACCTTTTAAACACGCTCTTTTTAGGAGGGGATGGAGGGATAATGGCATGTGCAAACTTTGCCCCCGAGCTTCATCTTGAAGTCTACAAGGCATTTGAAGAGAGAAAGTTTGAAAAAGCCATGGAGTACTCCCAAAAGCTTGCAAAGGTCTCAAAAGTCTATGATCTAGCATCATCATTTGGCTCTGCAATAAAAATTGCCATGAATATAAGAGGGTTTTCAATAAAACCAATCCTTAGACCACCTTATATAATGGATGGAGAAAAAGCCAGAGAAAGAATAAAACAGCTACTAGCTTCACTGGAGCTTATACCTTAA
- the prf1 gene encoding peptide chain release factor aRF-1, which translates to MSHKSAEMYELKKKVEELKKIRGRATELVSLYIPADYDLNKVMQQLREEYGTAQNIKSKTTRKNVLGALERAMQHLKLYKQTPETGLALFVGNVSEQEGVSDIRVFAIIPPEPLNVRLYRCDQTFVTEPLEEMLRVKDAYGLITVEKNEATIGLLRGKKIDVIEELTSNVPGKTRAGGQSARRYERIREQETHEFMKRIGEHSTKVFLPLLEKGELKGIIVGGPGPTKEEFVEGEYLHHELRKRILGVVDISYHGQYGLRELVEKASDILREHEAVKERKLIQQFFKHLVKDTGLITYGEKEVRNALELGAVDTLLLSEGYDRVRVRAKCNNCGWEELKTMNEPEFEIYKKNLKNCPKCNSQNISFEKWDVAEELIKIAEESGSEVEIISLDTDEGQQFYRAFGGIGAILRYKLQ; encoded by the coding sequence ATGTCTCACAAGTCTGCTGAAATGTATGAGCTTAAAAAGAAGGTTGAGGAGCTTAAAAAGATCCGAGGTCGAGCCACAGAGTTGGTCTCCCTCTATATTCCAGCAGATTATGATTTGAATAAGGTTATGCAGCAGCTTAGAGAGGAGTATGGAACAGCACAGAATATTAAATCGAAGACAACTCGAAAAAACGTTCTCGGTGCTTTAGAAAGAGCTATGCAGCATCTTAAGCTTTATAAACAGACTCCTGAAACCGGATTAGCTCTTTTTGTTGGTAACGTGAGCGAGCAGGAGGGAGTATCCGATATTAGGGTGTTTGCTATCATTCCACCGGAACCGCTGAACGTCAGGCTTTATCGATGTGACCAAACTTTTGTAACGGAACCCCTTGAGGAGATGCTCCGTGTTAAAGATGCTTATGGTTTAATAACGGTTGAAAAGAACGAAGCCACAATAGGGCTTCTTAGAGGGAAAAAGATAGATGTTATAGAAGAGTTGACTTCTAATGTACCTGGAAAGACAAGGGCTGGTGGTCAGTCAGCTCGAAGATATGAGCGAATTAGGGAGCAAGAGACCCATGAGTTCATGAAAAGAATTGGTGAGCATTCTACCAAGGTTTTTCTGCCTCTTCTGGAAAAGGGGGAGCTTAAGGGTATTATTGTTGGTGGTCCGGGACCAACAAAGGAGGAATTTGTTGAAGGGGAGTATTTGCATCATGAGCTCAGAAAAAGGATTCTTGGAGTCGTGGATATAAGCTATCATGGTCAGTATGGTCTTAGAGAGCTTGTTGAAAAGGCAAGTGACATTTTAAGAGAGCATGAGGCTGTTAAAGAGAGGAAACTCATTCAGCAGTTTTTCAAGCACCTAGTCAAAGATACGGGCCTTATAACATACGGTGAAAAAGAGGTGAGAAATGCTCTTGAACTTGGAGCAGTGGACACGCTCTTACTAAGTGAAGGATATGACAGGGTTAGAGTAAGGGCCAAGTGTAACAATTGCGGATGGGAAGAGTTAAAAACTATGAATGAGCCTGAGTTTGAGATTTATAAGAAAAACCTCAAAAACTGTCCTAAGTGCAACAGTCAGAACATAAGCTTTGAGAAGTGGGATGTGGCCGAAGAACTTATAAAAATAGCAGAAGAGAGTGGATCTGAAGTTGAAATAATATCCCTCGATACTGATGAAGGTCAGCAGTTCTATAGGGCTTTTGGGGGAATTGGTGCAATCTTAAGGTATAAGCTCCAGTGA
- a CDS encoding pro-sigmaK processing inhibitor BofA family protein, whose translation MINVLIFIILLIIAAVIVVKLTFAVLRWMAMNAVVGLILLGVLNYLGIAHIEINLINFLIVAVGGILGVFLLLFLSYL comes from the coding sequence ATGATTAATGTCTTAATATTCATAATATTATTAATAATTGCCGCAGTGATAGTTGTCAAACTGACCTTCGCAGTGCTGAGATGGATGGCTATGAATGCAGTAGTTGGTTTAATCCTCTTGGGAGTTCTGAATTATCTTGGTATAGCACATATAGAGATAAACCTAATAAACTTCCTTATAGTGGCCGTTGGCGGAATTTTGGGCGTTTTTCTTTTATTGTTCTTGTCTTATCTCTAG
- a CDS encoding RTP1-C1 domain-containing protein, translating to MLSQGDLEEILISAMKDQKYVDAIIELLDEENPGLKGDALLLLGELVSRHKDLMMEYVEEGLPLKTLLLVNDPDPYVKENAMQTFELMLRFFPWIEGMFRDEIIEELIDILERGDKNRKAFAMLMLKKLKVKEVLPIIEQFKDVTEAVILPLEGVKWVSLGEIAREVIKDLGGERND from the coding sequence ATGCTCTCTCAGGGCGATTTAGAAGAAATCCTCATCTCTGCGATGAAAGATCAAAAATACGTTGATGCAATAATAGAACTTCTCGATGAAGAAAATCCTGGCCTTAAGGGCGATGCTCTCTTACTCCTTGGGGAGCTTGTCTCAAGACACAAGGATTTGATGATGGAGTATGTCGAAGAGGGCCTTCCATTGAAAACTCTCCTCCTTGTAAACGATCCAGACCCATATGTTAAAGAGAATGCTATGCAGACATTTGAACTAATGCTAAGGTTTTTCCCATGGATTGAAGGGATGTTCAGGGATGAGATAATAGAAGAGCTTATAGACATTCTTGAGAGAGGGGATAAAAATAGAAAAGCCTTTGCAATGTTAATGCTTAAGAAACTCAAAGTTAAGGAGGTTCTTCCAATAATTGAGCAATTTAAGGATGTTACTGAAGCTGTTATTTTACCACTTGAAGGTGTTAAATGGGTTTCTTTGGGTGAAATCGCCCGGGAAGTGATAAAAGACTTAGGAGGTGAAAGGAATGATTAA
- a CDS encoding MazG nucleotide pyrophosphohydrolase domain-containing protein — protein sequence MHIKEFQELIKELYFHRDEKRGLEKTFLWFSEEVGELAEALRKNDRTAIEEEFADVLAWLVSLANIVGVDVEEAAKKKYPGVCPYCGKNPCECEKE from the coding sequence ATGCACATCAAAGAATTCCAGGAACTTATTAAGGAGCTCTACTTTCATAGGGATGAAAAAAGAGGGTTAGAGAAGACTTTTCTCTGGTTTAGTGAGGAAGTTGGCGAACTAGCAGAGGCCTTAAGGAAAAATGATAGAACGGCCATAGAAGAAGAATTTGCCGATGTCTTAGCTTGGCTCGTGAGTTTAGCCAACATAGTAGGGGTGGATGTGGAGGAAGCCGCTAAGAAGAAGTATCCTGGAGTCTGCCCTTACTGCGGGAAGAATCCTTGTGAGTGTGAGAAGGAGTGA
- a CDS encoding PIN domain-containing protein — MILEKETEEDWEKAWKIFEQYEDQNGMDIIDCLSFVIMKRLKIREAFTFDRDFETYGFKKLP; from the coding sequence ATAATCCTTGAAAAAGAGACGGAAGAAGACTGGGAAAAAGCTTGGAAAATATTTGAACAATATGAAGACCAGAATGGTATGGATATTATAGATTGCTTGAGCTTTGTGATAATGAAGCGATTGAAAATTAGAGAAGCCTTCACTTTTGATCGAGACTTTGAGACGTATGGATTTAAAAAGTTGCCATAG
- a CDS encoding type II toxin-antitoxin system RelE/ParE family toxin — protein MYEIIFTKKAAKQVQTLEKAHMQKLKEILLSLRENPFSYPYKKIRGEENIYRIRVGKFRILYEVNDKDHLVIIFKIERRERAYKRK, from the coding sequence ATGTACGAAATTATCTTTACAAAGAAAGCAGCAAAGCAAGTCCAAACTCTAGAGAAAGCCCATATGCAGAAGCTAAAAGAAATACTGCTCTCCCTTCGTGAAAATCCTTTTTCTTACCCATATAAAAAGATCAGAGGAGAAGAGAACATATACAGAATTAGAGTTGGAAAATTCAGAATTTTGTATGAGGTTAATGATAAGGACCACTTGGTAATCATTTTCAAAATCGAAAGAAGGGAAAGAGCATACAAAAGAAAGTGA
- a CDS encoding class III signal peptide-containing protein gives MKKAQGSLEYSAMIALILVIILVAVFYFGEGVVPKAIRSTQQNEILQYQNSVEVIKSNYEATEAWNSFKNKTISCSNSQCTFNGETKNIDDPAFSYSDTLENAYNKCIYENDLDSCKAIVYVLGD, from the coding sequence ATGAAAAAAGCTCAAGGTTCTCTTGAGTACTCTGCGATGATAGCCCTTATTCTCGTGATAATATTGGTAGCGGTTTTTTACTTTGGTGAGGGTGTCGTACCAAAGGCAATAAGATCCACCCAGCAAAATGAAATTTTGCAATATCAAAACAGTGTGGAAGTTATAAAATCTAACTATGAAGCTACAGAAGCTTGGAACTCCTTCAAAAATAAAACCATCTCATGCTCAAACTCTCAATGCACATTTAACGGTGAAACAAAAAATATAGATGACCCGGCATTTTCCTACTCAGACACCCTTGAAAACGCTTACAATAAGTGCATCTACGAAAATGACCTCGATTCATGCAAAGCGATAGTTTATGTTTTGGGTGATTGA
- a CDS encoding HTH domain-containing protein has protein sequence MLVFIECEAVSVEGCLRELKEKAKILENMPGSIEKAKIELSFGAFMGIRIALNIDPTKKAEKYIIAEYTSGKDVIERLQQKMQNGIKDAEIVDFTFGTYTMPVTRRKYAVGIAVVNRPKEGVSFENSSIEERRAILRKALEVFGWNPKALNISEIARLFNVSRDSIYNDIEQIMKEKS, from the coding sequence ATGCTGGTCTTCATCGAATGCGAAGCTGTAAGTGTGGAAGGATGTTTAAGAGAATTGAAAGAAAAAGCTAAAATCCTTGAAAATATGCCCGGTTCAATAGAGAAGGCTAAAATAGAGCTCTCTTTTGGAGCTTTTATGGGAATAAGGATAGCCCTAAATATAGACCCGACCAAAAAAGCAGAAAAATACATAATAGCCGAATATACCTCAGGAAAAGACGTTATAGAGAGACTCCAGCAAAAAATGCAGAACGGAATAAAGGACGCTGAAATAGTGGACTTCACCTTTGGAACCTACACGATGCCGGTGACAAGAAGAAAATATGCCGTTGGGATAGCGGTGGTAAACAGGCCCAAAGAAGGAGTAAGCTTTGAAAACAGCAGTATTGAAGAAAGAAGGGCAATCTTAAGAAAGGCACTCGAAGTTTTTGGCTGGAATCCCAAGGCATTAAACATATCCGAAATAGCGAGGCTTTTCAATGTCTCAAGGGATTCAATATACAACGACATAGAGCAGATTATGAAGGAGAAAAGCTAA
- a CDS encoding site-2 protease family protein → MPKGIYECVNCGHREVIDSNEALLEKACPKCGSDMVIVGFEIEPVVEEGPAGDLIEKLSQFYSLGETQSRGNVTAFEVLEIRESNFEKVLRELEELGYWGALKKKEGKVILYLFPAQEVKEENPFIGIGLFIATILSTLFAGYWLSGSYISFLDEYNLPGIRNIYLNALAFSISVLAILGTHEMGHKIAATFHGVKSTFPYFIPFPNILGTLGAVIRVKSPIPTRNAAIDLGSSGPIAGFIVAIPVLLIGLRLSPALPMSTIAQVEGGIAFGQSLIMVLLERYVFRIPEDYVIYLHPVAIAGWVGILVTFLNLIPAAQLDGGHIARAFLGEKFHSILTFGLGLAMIGLSVLWAGWLIWGFIILLMGRIGNPGALDEVSPISPKRIALALIVLAIFVLSATPVPISVVQ, encoded by the coding sequence ATGCCGAAAGGTATTTATGAATGTGTTAACTGTGGCCATAGAGAAGTTATAGATTCAAATGAGGCCCTCTTGGAGAAGGCTTGTCCTAAATGTGGCTCTGATATGGTTATTGTGGGGTTTGAAATCGAGCCTGTGGTTGAGGAGGGACCTGCGGGAGATTTAATTGAAAAACTCAGTCAATTCTATTCTTTGGGAGAGACGCAGTCTAGAGGGAATGTCACTGCTTTTGAGGTTCTCGAGATAAGAGAGAGCAACTTTGAGAAAGTTCTCAGGGAACTTGAAGAACTTGGCTATTGGGGAGCTCTAAAGAAGAAGGAAGGAAAGGTCATTCTCTACCTCTTCCCGGCCCAGGAAGTGAAGGAAGAGAACCCATTCATTGGTATAGGACTTTTCATAGCAACTATATTGAGCACGCTTTTTGCGGGTTACTGGCTTTCGGGGTCTTATATCTCATTTCTCGATGAATACAACTTACCTGGGATTAGGAACATCTATCTCAATGCTTTGGCGTTTTCAATAAGTGTTTTGGCAATTTTGGGAACGCATGAGATGGGCCACAAGATAGCGGCCACATTTCATGGAGTAAAGTCAACTTTTCCATACTTTATTCCATTCCCTAATATCCTAGGTACTTTGGGGGCGGTTATAAGAGTTAAATCCCCAATCCCCACGCGAAATGCTGCCATAGATTTAGGTTCAAGTGGTCCTATAGCTGGGTTTATTGTTGCTATACCGGTTTTACTCATAGGTTTGAGACTTTCTCCTGCTTTGCCTATGAGCACGATTGCTCAAGTTGAAGGAGGAATAGCATTTGGTCAGAGTCTAATAATGGTGCTCCTTGAGAGATACGTCTTCAGAATTCCCGAGGATTATGTGATCTACCTTCATCCCGTGGCAATAGCTGGATGGGTTGGAATTTTAGTAACTTTCTTGAACTTAATCCCTGCAGCCCAGCTCGATGGAGGCCATATAGCTAGGGCCTTTCTTGGGGAGAAGTTCCACTCCATTTTAACCTTTGGACTCGGCTTAGCCATGATTGGTTTGAGTGTTCTATGGGCTGGCTGGCTTATATGGGGATTCATAATTTTGCTCATGGGAAGAATTGGCAATCCAGGTGCTTTGGACGAAGTGAGCCCGATATCGCCGAAAAGAATTGCTTTAGCTTTAATTGTGTTGGCAATATTTGTTTTGTCAGCGACTCCAGTGCCAATAAGTGTTGTTCAGTGA
- a CDS encoding DUF126 domain-containing protein, with the protein MKIKGRKIFGGKARGVALVSKKPLSFLGGVDPKTGIVKDVESDIKGESVKNKILVFPRGKGSTVGSYVIYQLKKNGVAPRAIIVEEAETIVATGAIIAEIPMVDKIDISKIRTGQLVEVDADRGEIIVEE; encoded by the coding sequence ATGAAAATTAAGGGGAGAAAAATTTTTGGCGGAAAAGCTAGAGGCGTTGCATTAGTATCTAAAAAACCCTTGTCTTTTTTGGGAGGCGTTGATCCAAAGACAGGAATTGTTAAGGATGTGGAGAGTGATATTAAAGGCGAGAGTGTGAAGAATAAGATTCTAGTTTTTCCGAGAGGGAAAGGATCAACCGTTGGTTCTTACGTAATCTACCAGCTCAAGAAAAATGGAGTTGCGCCTAGAGCGATAATTGTCGAAGAGGCGGAAACCATTGTAGCTACAGGTGCAATAATAGCCGAAATTCCTATGGTGGATAAAATAGATATAAGCAAAATCAGGACGGGACAACTTGTTGAGGTTGATGCTGATAGAGGGGAGATCATTGTAGAGGAATAA
- a CDS encoding aconitase X catalytic domain-containing protein — translation MYLTKEEELILAGEYGFALQKAMEILVALGEIYGADKLITIKSAQVAGVSYKNIGDAGIEFLKDFVDAGAKVSVYTTLNPAGIGEEAFMEKQREILNLYRAMGIEITSTCTPYYGANLPKFGDHIAWSESSAVVFANSIIGARTNREGGPSSLAAAIVGKTPNYGLHLEENRKATIIVEVDAKVKGFADYSFLGYYLGKTLKNDVPYFKGLKVQTLDHLKELGASMAATGSIALYHVEGETPEYKEALVDSVERLQVGDEELKEVKERFNAEWEELDAIVIGCPHASIQEVKEIVELLKIREKPLKIPLLITLSRVVKALADALGYTDVIERYNGKMIVDSCLIVSPVEKWYQGIATNSGKASFYFSTAGLKVRLENTDELILGAP, via the coding sequence ATGTACCTCACGAAAGAAGAAGAGTTAATATTGGCTGGGGAGTATGGTTTTGCACTTCAGAAGGCCATGGAAATCCTCGTGGCCTTGGGAGAGATTTATGGTGCTGATAAGCTTATCACTATTAAAAGTGCTCAAGTTGCAGGAGTTTCTTACAAAAATATTGGGGATGCAGGAATAGAGTTTCTTAAGGACTTTGTAGACGCAGGGGCAAAGGTGAGTGTTTACACTACCCTAAACCCCGCGGGAATTGGGGAAGAAGCTTTTATGGAGAAGCAGAGAGAAATTTTAAACCTTTATAGGGCCATGGGGATTGAGATAACCTCTACCTGTACTCCTTATTATGGAGCAAACCTTCCTAAATTTGGGGATCATATAGCATGGAGTGAAAGCTCGGCAGTCGTTTTTGCAAACTCTATAATTGGGGCTAGAACCAACAGGGAGGGTGGTCCTTCTAGTTTGGCAGCAGCAATAGTGGGAAAAACTCCTAACTATGGGCTTCATTTAGAAGAAAACAGAAAAGCAACTATAATAGTTGAAGTTGATGCCAAAGTTAAAGGATTCGCTGATTATAGCTTTTTAGGCTATTATCTTGGCAAGACACTAAAGAATGATGTCCCTTACTTTAAAGGTCTTAAAGTCCAAACTCTTGATCACTTAAAAGAGCTTGGGGCTTCAATGGCCGCCACTGGTTCAATAGCCCTCTATCACGTTGAAGGGGAAACCCCAGAGTATAAAGAGGCTTTGGTAGACAGTGTAGAAAGGCTTCAAGTGGGTGATGAAGAACTTAAAGAAGTTAAAGAGAGATTTAACGCTGAGTGGGAGGAACTAGATGCGATAGTTATAGGATGTCCTCATGCTTCTATTCAAGAGGTAAAAGAAATTGTTGAGCTCCTTAAAATACGGGAAAAACCCTTGAAGATTCCCCTCTTAATAACTCTTAGTAGGGTTGTAAAAGCTTTAGCAGACGCTTTAGGATATACTGATGTAATAGAGCGGTACAACGGAAAAATGATAGTTGACAGCTGCCTAATAGTCTCTCCAGTCGAAAAGTGGTATCAAGGAATAGCAACAAACAGTGGAAAGGCAAGCTTTTACTTTTCCACAGCTGGTTTGAAAGTTAGATTAGAAAACACGGATGAACTTATACTAGGGGCACCGTGA
- a CDS encoding LAGLIDADG family homing endonuclease — translation MRSLRDLGQEELQELLKYINELRKIGLNYSQIAKRALEEKGIKISRVTISRWCKGEHDPFNKIKFVNLEPSPSLAYIIGVYFGDASINIHGNYKYRVRLKVIDKEFAEAFARALKEIGANPRIYEESDGRRKRFVTEATSKGVYYLLNKPKEILFEIARTHPTEFLKGFFDSEGTFNFNSKQGYGYLSASNYDIEVLEFCRGLLKSLGIESRITLTKRKGTKVKLWGKEYEYSSDLYEIRVYRKENIFKFYQLIGFTISRKQQLLREYLGLP, via the coding sequence ATGCGCAGTCTGAGAGATCTTGGACAGGAAGAGCTTCAAGAACTCTTAAAATACATTAATGAATTAAGGAAAATAGGATTGAACTACTCTCAAATAGCAAAAAGAGCACTGGAAGAGAAAGGAATCAAAATTTCTAGGGTTACCATTTCGAGATGGTGCAAAGGGGAGCATGATCCCTTTAATAAGATCAAGTTTGTTAACCTGGAGCCTTCTCCTTCGTTGGCTTATATTATAGGTGTTTATTTTGGAGACGCCAGTATAAATATTCATGGAAACTACAAATACAGGGTTAGGTTAAAGGTTATTGATAAAGAATTTGCGGAGGCATTTGCTAGAGCTCTTAAGGAAATCGGTGCTAATCCTAGGATTTATGAAGAAAGTGATGGTAGAAGAAAAAGATTTGTAACTGAAGCCACCAGTAAAGGAGTATATTACTTATTAAACAAACCTAAAGAGATCCTATTTGAAATTGCCAGAACTCATCCTACTGAATTTTTGAAGGGGTTCTTTGATAGTGAGGGAACGTTCAACTTCAATAGTAAGCAGGGCTATGGTTATCTTAGTGCTTCAAATTATGATATAGAGGTTTTAGAATTTTGTAGAGGACTCCTAAAAAGTCTAGGTATAGAAAGTCGTATCACATTAACAAAAAGGAAAGGAACAAAAGTAAAACTCTGGGGAAAGGAATACGAATATTCCTCAGACCTTTATGAGATAAGGGTTTATAGGAAAGAAAATATTTTTAAATTCTACCAATTGATAGGGTTTACTATATCTAGAAAACAACAACTTTTGAGAGAATATTTAGGTTTGCCATAG